The Halococcus salifodinae DSM 8989 genome has a window encoding:
- a CDS encoding transposase — translation MRRPFSALSGSAGTGSNPTSNASSTEXFDDETPVLSTIWECWNRLQPYIQRVFDRIVQLLDSVGLYGDRFAFDSTHLPCSQTDPDGVWMWESASEEWVYGYGLLVAVDCASDLPAGAVVVQRKQHPETATLECFERLVENTDVTMVLGDSAFDTLEFHDRCVDRQILPVCTYNPRNTADPLDIVFRIEDITEESGVQLDRGKLQDAFDGRIAVERFFSTSKEDDRRLAFRVQGRQRVETHVGLVLIDRLLTALANRLDDPTANLRKAKPW, via the coding sequence ATGAGACGCCCGTTCTCAGCACTATCTGGGAGTGCTGGAACAGGCTCCAACCCTACATCCAACGCGTCTTCGACCGAATNTTTCGACGATGAGACGCCCGTTCTCAGCACTATCTGGGAGTGCTGGAACAGGCTCCAACCCTACATCCAACGCGTCTTCGACCGAATCGTGCAGTTGCTCGATTCGGTCGGCCTCTATGGCGATCGCTTCGCATTCGATTCGACGCATCTCCCATGCTCACAAACCGATCCTGATGGTGTGTGGATGTGGGAATCAGCGTCCGAGGAGTGGGTCTACGGCTACGGATTGCTCGTCGCGGTCGACTGCGCCAGCGATCTTCCCGCTGGCGCAGTCGTTGTCCAGCGCAAACAGCATCCGGAAACTGCGACGCTCGAATGCTTCGAGCGTCTCGTCGAGAACACGGACGTCACGATGGTTCTTGGCGATTCGGCGTTCGATACACTGGAGTTTCACGACCGGTGTGTAGACCGGCAGATCCTGCCGGTCTGCACGTACAATCCGCGGAATACGGCTGATCCGCTCGATATCGTGTTCCGGATCGAGGATATCACAGAAGAGAGTGGTGTCCAACTCGACCGTGGCAAACTTCAGGACGCGTTCGACGGCAGAATCGCCGTCGAACGCTTTTTCAGCACGTCCAAAGAGGACGATCGTCGCCTCGCTTTCCGGGTGCAAGGTCGCCAACGCGTAGAAACACACGTTGGCTTGGTGCTGATCGACCGCCTCCTCACCGCGCTAGCGAACCGTCTCGATGATCCGACCGCCAACCTCAGGAAAGCGAAGCCGTGGTAA
- a CDS encoding inorganic phosphate transporter, which produces MVTALLVIGLAVAVFVGYNIGGSSTGVAFGPAVGSRITGKTAAAVLFTGFALLGGWTVGREVVETMGSEIVPADEFTLAASVVVLFFTGFSLLISNLFGVPASTSMTAVGAIAGLGVATDSLNETVMFGIVSAWIVAPLVAFWIGVILGRYIYPYLDARVSFGRIEDGLVRFDRSGVLPRPVLSENATTRDVLGAGVVLVVACYNGFSAGASNTVNAVAPLVGSNAITVEQGVLLAVGAMAIGAFTIARRTLDTVGDGITDLPILAAILVSLVGATIITVLSGFGIPASLAVSMTSCIIGLGWGRASRAVTLADAAEAAIEGEGGPDLSAGALIATSAADTEETSVGQTTAPGPTVGDLATGEMPDESVASDESGADEAVPKIGEENPEALVSETLFDRAATGRIVTLWLLTPTISAIGSYLVFALGF; this is translated from the coding sequence ATGGTCACAGCATTACTCGTAATCGGGTTGGCCGTCGCAGTATTCGTCGGCTACAACATCGGCGGGTCCTCGACGGGCGTCGCGTTCGGACCGGCTGTCGGAAGCCGTATCACCGGCAAGACCGCCGCTGCCGTGCTGTTTACTGGCTTCGCACTGCTTGGCGGCTGGACCGTTGGGCGGGAAGTCGTCGAGACGATGGGCAGCGAGATCGTTCCTGCCGATGAGTTCACGCTCGCCGCCAGCGTCGTCGTCCTCTTCTTCACGGGCTTCTCGTTACTCATCTCGAATCTTTTCGGCGTTCCCGCTTCGACCTCGATGACCGCGGTCGGCGCAATTGCGGGTCTCGGCGTGGCAACCGACTCGCTCAACGAAACAGTAATGTTCGGGATCGTCTCAGCGTGGATCGTCGCGCCCCTCGTCGCGTTCTGGATCGGGGTCATCTTGGGCCGATACATCTATCCCTACCTTGACGCGCGAGTCTCGTTCGGTCGTATTGAGGACGGGCTCGTCCGCTTCGATCGGTCGGGTGTCCTACCCCGGCCGGTTCTCTCCGAGAACGCGACCACCCGTGACGTTCTCGGCGCGGGGGTGGTGCTCGTGGTCGCGTGTTACAACGGCTTCAGCGCAGGTGCGTCGAACACCGTGAACGCGGTCGCACCGCTGGTGGGAAGTAACGCGATCACCGTCGAGCAAGGAGTTCTGCTGGCGGTCGGGGCGATGGCGATCGGCGCGTTCACCATCGCTCGGCGCACGCTCGATACGGTCGGTGATGGTATTACTGACCTGCCGATTCTGGCGGCGATACTCGTCTCACTCGTTGGTGCGACCATTATCACTGTACTGTCGGGCTTTGGAATTCCAGCGAGCCTCGCAGTGAGCATGACCTCTTGCATCATCGGGCTTGGCTGGGGGCGAGCGTCACGTGCGGTCACGCTGGCCGACGCCGCCGAGGCCGCCATCGAGGGTGAGGGCGGCCCGGACCTCTCGGCTGGCGCGCTCATCGCCACGAGTGCCGCTGACACTGAAGAAACGAGCGTCGGTCAAACGACCGCTCCCGGTCCGACAGTAGGCGACCTCGCTACCGGCGAGATGCCGGACGAATCCGTGGCGAGCGACGAGAGCGGGGCCGACGAAGCTGTCCCGAAGATTGGTGAGGAAAACCCGGAAGCGCTGGTATCCGAAACCCTGTTTGACCGGGCGGCCACCGGTCGCATCGTCACGCTGTGGCTCCTTACACCGACGATTTCCGCCATTGGGTCATATCTCGTCTTCGCGCTCGGGTTCTGA
- a CDS encoding IclR family transcriptional regulator, with the protein MTASFSSRELTTVTTAIDILEFVKGRNGTTMAELVDEFGMAKSTVHGYLSTLERNSLIVREEEEYLLGLRLANLGEHAKTRNDLYPLAESKVVELSDRLDEGANFLVPEGDRMIALYCKQNNPKDPIFTVGQHFGLHNTVSGKAVLAERSYSRFEAMLDRIELAATTQKTITDQGKLHEEIERVRKQGYSTIDGELVEGLRSVGAAVTYPDGRVFGAFGVGGPEYRIDEKRLHTEFVDVMLEVVDELEAEIERALQEEPDVN; encoded by the coding sequence ATGACCGCCTCGTTTTCCAGCCGGGAGCTCACGACCGTCACGACGGCGATAGACATCCTTGAATTTGTCAAAGGTCGGAACGGCACGACGATGGCCGAACTCGTCGACGAGTTCGGGATGGCCAAAAGTACCGTCCACGGGTACCTGTCGACGCTGGAGCGAAACAGCCTGATCGTCCGCGAGGAAGAGGAGTACCTGCTCGGACTCCGACTAGCTAACCTCGGCGAGCACGCCAAAACGAGAAACGACCTCTACCCGCTCGCAGAGTCGAAGGTCGTGGAACTGTCCGACCGACTCGACGAAGGGGCGAACTTCCTCGTGCCGGAGGGCGACCGAATGATCGCGCTGTACTGCAAGCAGAACAACCCGAAAGACCCCATCTTCACCGTTGGCCAGCACTTTGGCCTTCACAATACGGTCAGCGGGAAAGCCGTACTGGCGGAACGCTCCTACTCTCGTTTCGAAGCGATGCTTGATCGGATCGAGCTCGCGGCGACGACGCAGAAGACCATCACGGATCAGGGGAAGCTCCACGAGGAGATCGAGCGAGTTCGGAAGCAGGGGTACTCGACCATCGACGGCGAACTGGTTGAGGGGCTCCGTTCGGTCGGTGCGGCTGTCACGTACCCGGACGGGCGCGTCTTCGGTGCGTTTGGAGTCGGCGGGCCCGAATACAGGATAGACGAGAAGCGCCTCCACACGGAATTCGTCGACGTGATGCTGGAGGTCGTCGACGAACTCGAAGCGGAGATCGAACGAGCACTCCAGGAGGAGCCGGACGTGAACTGA
- a CDS encoding heavy metal translocating P-type ATPase: MTEGLDAAGQASNSGQGRQLSVRLAVPEMDCPSCAQKVDKSLQRVNGITETTLQPTTGTATVTYDPDRTAEADVVAAIEGAGYEVTGDEADSNGTSGSEMDIAPPSEIWTSPRAIKTWIGAAFVVLGLLFEFVLAGQNPEVASLLGYPLTLADGLFLVAIAVSGYPVVRGGYYSARNLSLDIDLLMGTAIIAATGIGYFVEAATLAVLFSIAELLEDYAMDRARNSLRELMELSPDEATVRRDGDEVTVPAEDVEVGETVIVRPGDKIPLDGSVVEGESAVDESPITGESVPVDKSLGEEVYAGSINEEGYLEVEVTSTAGDSTLSQIIEMVQGAQEKKTEQEQFVDRFSGYYTPAVVVLAILTAAVPPLALGLPWETWFIRGLTLLVIACPCAFVISTPVSVVSGITSAAKNGVLIKGGNHLETMGEVDVVAMDKTGTLTKGELTVTDIVPLGEHSETDVLRYGAGLEQRSEHPIAEAILTRTDEATVTDLPSPSDFESLTGKGIRAEIDGETYYAGKPALFEELGFDLSQTRGVTDGGTVSDGVSRNPSPEQEEFTGSVFTELQQDGRTVVLVGTEAELVGGIAIADEVRSTSQRAVERLHDRGVGHVVMLTGDNEGTARAIAEQVGVDEYRAELLPDEKVDAIEELQAEHGDVAMVGDGINDAPALATADIGIAMGAAGTDTALETADIALMGDDIGKLPYLYRLSHTANGVIRQNIWGSLGVKALLAVGVPLGYVSVALAVVVGDMGMSLGVTGNAMRLSRLSGPED, encoded by the coding sequence ATGACTGAAGGTCTGGACGCAGCGGGGCAGGCGAGCAACTCGGGGCAGGGACGGCAATTATCTGTCCGTCTTGCTGTCCCAGAGATGGACTGCCCCTCCTGTGCACAGAAAGTCGACAAGAGTCTCCAGCGCGTCAACGGAATCACTGAGACGACACTCCAACCGACTACCGGCACAGCCACGGTAACCTATGATCCAGACCGTACTGCCGAAGCTGACGTGGTTGCAGCTATCGAGGGAGCGGGTTACGAGGTTACTGGCGATGAAGCTGATTCTAATGGGACATCAGGTAGTGAAATGGACATTGCGCCGCCGTCGGAGATCTGGACGAGTCCTCGCGCGATCAAAACATGGATTGGCGCAGCCTTCGTCGTCCTCGGCCTTCTCTTTGAGTTCGTTCTTGCCGGACAGAATCCGGAGGTAGCGTCCCTTCTCGGCTACCCACTGACGCTTGCGGATGGGCTGTTTCTCGTCGCAATTGCTGTCAGCGGCTATCCCGTCGTTCGTGGTGGGTATTACTCCGCGCGGAATCTGAGTCTCGACATCGACCTTCTGATGGGAACGGCGATCATCGCAGCCACAGGCATCGGCTATTTCGTCGAAGCCGCGACGCTTGCCGTCCTGTTCAGTATCGCAGAACTCCTCGAAGATTACGCGATGGACAGGGCACGGAACTCGCTACGTGAATTGATGGAGCTCTCGCCGGACGAGGCCACGGTCCGTCGGGATGGCGATGAGGTGACCGTGCCGGCTGAAGACGTAGAAGTGGGTGAGACCGTCATCGTCCGTCCCGGTGACAAGATTCCGCTCGATGGATCGGTTGTCGAAGGTGAGAGCGCAGTTGATGAATCCCCGATCACCGGCGAGAGCGTCCCCGTCGACAAGTCCCTAGGCGAGGAAGTCTACGCCGGGAGCATCAATGAGGAAGGCTATCTCGAAGTGGAAGTCACTTCGACGGCGGGTGATTCAACGCTCTCGCAGATCATCGAGATGGTGCAGGGCGCTCAGGAGAAGAAAACCGAACAGGAGCAGTTCGTCGACCGATTCTCTGGCTACTACACACCCGCAGTCGTCGTGCTGGCGATCCTCACGGCAGCGGTGCCGCCACTCGCGCTTGGGTTGCCGTGGGAGACGTGGTTCATCCGCGGGCTTACCTTGCTCGTCATCGCGTGTCCGTGCGCGTTCGTTATCTCGACACCTGTCTCGGTCGTTTCCGGAATCACGAGCGCTGCGAAAAACGGCGTACTGATCAAAGGCGGCAACCACCTCGAAACGATGGGTGAGGTCGACGTCGTCGCGATGGACAAAACCGGGACTCTCACCAAGGGCGAACTGACGGTCACCGACATCGTTCCGCTCGGAGAGCACAGCGAGACGGATGTCCTTCGATATGGCGCAGGGTTGGAACAGCGTAGTGAACATCCGATTGCTGAGGCGATTCTCACTCGCACGGACGAGGCTACCGTGACCGATCTCCCTTCCCCGTCTGATTTCGAAAGTTTGACTGGAAAGGGCATTCGAGCCGAAATCGACGGCGAGACATACTATGCAGGCAAGCCAGCGCTGTTCGAGGAACTCGGCTTCGATCTCTCACAAACTCGTGGTGTGACCGACGGAGGGACTGTCTCAGACGGTGTTTCTCGAAACCCTTCGCCAGAGCAGGAAGAATTCACCGGGAGCGTATTCACCGAGCTTCAACAAGACGGACGAACAGTCGTCCTCGTTGGAACGGAAGCCGAGTTGGTCGGTGGGATCGCAATCGCTGATGAAGTACGTTCGACCTCGCAGCGTGCAGTCGAGCGTCTCCATGACCGTGGTGTCGGCCACGTGGTGATGTTGACTGGCGACAACGAGGGGACAGCGCGGGCTATCGCCGAGCAGGTCGGTGTCGACGAGTACCGTGCAGAACTGCTGCCGGACGAAAAGGTGGATGCCATCGAGGAGTTGCAGGCCGAGCACGGAGATGTCGCAATGGTCGGCGACGGAATCAATGACGCACCTGCACTCGCCACCGCTGACATCGGCATTGCGATGGGCGCAGCAGGGACGGATACGGCGCTTGAAACCGCGGATATCGCACTGATGGGCGATGACATCGGGAAACTGCCATACCTATACAGACTGTCGCACACGGCAAATGGAGTGATCCGGCAGAATATCTGGGGGAGTCTCGGTGTGAAGGCGTTACTCGCTGTCGGCGTCCCGCTGGGATACGTGAGTGTTGCGCTCGCGGTCGTGGTGGGTGATATGGGAATGAGTCTGGGTGTGACAGGTAACGCGATGCGCCTCTCGCGACTGAGCGGCCCCGAGGACTGA
- a CDS encoding DUF7342 family protein gives MSEKSDSGTAQHSDEQEQPTAPSESSERADRSTRSSRTRGERVRAAAWTLREPRTASWIAEETEVSVKTAQKYLNQLVEDNVLLRVEQGEQTLYALDQLMASYREVATLQREHTREELTTALESMRDRITDWKATYDVDQPGELRSSLATLDDEQERESRREAASEWEQLETRLPLVQTALREYDWATERETITA, from the coding sequence ATGTCTGAAAAGTCCGATTCTGGAACAGCTCAGCATTCGGATGAGCAGGAGCAACCGACTGCTCCTTCCGAGAGTTCCGAACGCGCCGACCGCAGCACCCGTTCATCGCGAACCCGCGGCGAACGCGTCCGAGCGGCTGCTTGGACGCTTCGGGAGCCTCGTACCGCCTCGTGGATCGCCGAAGAGACGGAGGTCTCAGTTAAGACCGCCCAGAAATACCTCAACCAACTCGTCGAGGACAACGTACTTCTGCGAGTCGAGCAAGGCGAACAGACGCTCTACGCTCTCGATCAACTCATGGCATCCTACCGCGAAGTGGCCACCCTTCAGCGCGAGCACACCCGGGAGGAACTCACTACCGCGCTCGAATCGATGCGCGACCGCATCACCGACTGGAAGGCAACCTACGACGTTGACCAACCGGGCGAACTCCGGTCGAGTCTCGCCACTCTCGATGACGAGCAGGAGAGGGAATCCCGCCGTGAGGCTGCCAGCGAGTGGGAGCAACTCGAAACCCGCCTCCCACTCGTGCAAACGGCCCTCCGCGAGTACGACTGGGCGACCGAACGCGAAACCATCACCGCCTGA
- a CDS encoding tyrosine-type recombinase/integrase, whose product MVRIDAVIEDFLTDKGKGQRGESGNYRQDASRELGRFVDFLADHEDVVTTFDGLESGHLREYARHLARQGWTAGTVRTYYAYISAFCSWGVREGHLPENVAQRRNATEPIPDDGGHKSGDQQAWSAEDRQQLTSFVDEQTHTAIDEIGEAREAAIKACRDRALVYLLSYSGVRGAEVLRDRGDERRQGLYWEDVDLEDRYATVFAKKQRLDDRGLPQPVLHPLQMSQKILDAPSENWPVFPSFHRPTLSECLTXMSQKILDAPSENWPVFPSFHRPTLSECLTDGLTARGYTETEIEELRADRSQIEVCIEFDVTPPSMTTGAGRHVLKGLCDEAGIELGDVHDYLMPHGARRGAGEVLVRTSGHAAAARALDNSEEVVREHYSHIEAGELADQMTNAFQEADQSGGSGNKRE is encoded by the coding sequence GTGGTCCGGATCGACGCCGTCATTGAGGACTTCCTAACGGACAAGGGCAAGGGCCAGCGCGGCGAGAGCGGGAACTACCGCCAAGACGCTAGTCGAGAGCTCGGTCGGTTTGTCGACTTCCTCGCTGATCACGAGGACGTCGTGACGACATTCGATGGACTGGAGTCGGGCCACCTCCGCGAGTACGCGCGCCACCTCGCCCGCCAGGGCTGGACCGCGGGCACAGTCCGCACCTACTACGCGTACATCTCGGCGTTCTGTAGCTGGGGAGTTCGCGAAGGTCATCTCCCTGAGAACGTCGCCCAGCGCCGCAACGCGACCGAGCCGATTCCCGACGACGGCGGTCACAAGAGCGGCGACCAGCAAGCGTGGTCTGCCGAGGATCGCCAACAGCTCACCAGCTTCGTCGACGAGCAGACCCACACTGCAATCGATGAGATCGGTGAGGCTCGAGAGGCAGCAATCAAGGCCTGCCGCGACCGCGCGCTGGTGTACCTTTTGTCGTATTCCGGCGTGCGGGGTGCGGAGGTTCTTCGCGATCGGGGTGATGAGAGACGTCAGGGGCTCTACTGGGAGGATGTCGACCTCGAAGACCGCTATGCGACCGTGTTCGCGAAAAAGCAGCGTCTCGACGATCGGGGGCTTCCCCAGCCAGTACTCCATCCACTACAAATGTCCCAGAAGATCCTCGACGCGCCGAGCGAGAACTGGCCGGTGTTCCCCTCGTTCCATCGCCCGACGCTCTCGGAGTGTCTGACCGANATGTCCCAGAAGATCCTCGACGCGCCGAGCGAGAACTGGCCGGTGTTCCCCTCGTTCCATCGCCCGACGCTCTCGGAGTGTCTGACCGATGGGCTGACCGCCCGCGGATACACTGAAACCGAGATCGAAGAGCTGCGCGCGGACCGCTCGCAGATCGAAGTCTGCATCGAATTCGATGTCACGCCTCCGTCGATGACGACCGGTGCCGGGCGACACGTCCTCAAGGGGCTGTGTGATGAGGCAGGTATCGAACTCGGTGACGTCCACGACTATCTGATGCCCCACGGCGCTCGACGCGGTGCCGGTGAAGTTCTCGTGCGAACGTCCGGACACGCGGCTGCCGCCCGAGCTCTCGACAACTCTGAAGAGGTCGTTCGCGAGCACTACTCGCATATCGAAGCCGGCGAGCTCGCCGACCAGATGACCAACGCGTTCCAAGAAGCGGATCAGTCAGGCGGATCCGGCAACAAACGAGAGTAA
- a CDS encoding helix-turn-helix domain-containing protein: MRELVFALEYEPGCNRVADTLANHPDASVRSLSLHATDDRLWRVDHATGTPDALAAIEDAFLNSDYYADCLATEDCNATQTTQVLDHTTETLVLYSYWERTPLCASIPHIARDHLGDGLLFDTRHESRHYTWRIIHSGEGNVSEFFDELETTVGDCAQMEMLRTAVASPSTNGTSNSNTELAPEQQAAVQAAVEHGYYESPREIDVGELAEHLNIPRSTLTYRLRRAEEHLAKQYITREQLPDEPSPPL; encoded by the coding sequence ATGCGCGAACTCGTCTTTGCCCTCGAATACGAACCCGGGTGCAATCGGGTGGCTGATACTCTCGCTAACCATCCAGATGCTTCGGTTCGCTCGCTCTCCCTGCACGCTACTGATGACCGACTCTGGCGCGTTGACCATGCTACGGGGACGCCCGATGCTCTCGCTGCCATCGAAGACGCCTTTCTCAACAGCGACTATTACGCGGACTGTCTCGCGACCGAGGACTGTAACGCGACTCAGACCACACAGGTTCTTGACCATACCACTGAGACGCTCGTTCTCTACTCGTACTGGGAGCGTACCCCTCTCTGTGCCTCTATCCCTCACATTGCCCGCGATCATCTCGGTGACGGGCTACTGTTCGATACACGCCACGAGAGCCGCCACTACACGTGGCGCATCATCCATTCCGGCGAGGGCAATGTGAGCGAATTCTTCGATGAGCTTGAAACGACAGTCGGCGATTGCGCCCAGATGGAGATGCTTCGAACGGCGGTCGCCTCACCATCCACAAACGGCACCTCCAACAGCAACACTGAATTGGCACCCGAACAGCAGGCAGCGGTTCAAGCCGCTGTTGAACATGGTTACTACGAATCTCCCAGAGAAATCGATGTCGGTGAGCTAGCTGAGCATCTCAATATACCACGGTCGACGCTCACCTACCGACTCAGGCGAGCAGAAGAACACTTGGCGAAGCAGTACATTACCCGTGAGCAGTTACCAGACGAACCATCGCCGCCGCTTTGA
- a CDS encoding IS5/IS1182 family transposase, whose product MGVALLDLVETALRVAKQALGKRAGKPDSGGLAREAHIVAHCIRKEEGXLSLMPEICDRLGLHPDALPDPTAFYHSLDRYAMYVWRALLRISAQQHPQSGHAALDSTFFERKQASQYYLQRCGRRVKTIKATTLTDTESLAVLDVHCCIEREHDTKAGPRIVRRNADDLRSVAADNGFQDWHTEYEIAALDVEYLVQHQGSKPMATANNALIRAKGYTQRWMSETSYSTVKRTQDSALRSRFWYRQFREIVLLFALNNIKKLAKTL is encoded by the coding sequence ATGGGAGTCGCGCTTCTCGACCTCGTTGAGACAGCACTGCGTGTAGCCAAACAAGCCTTGGGGAAGCGAGCGGGCAAGCCCGACTCGGGCGGGCTTGCCCGCGAGGCTCACATCGTCGCACACTGTATTCGCAAGGAAGAGGGCTANTTGAGCCTCATGCCGGAGATATGTGACCGGCTCGGCCTTCATCCGGATGCGTTGCCTGACCCTACCGCATTCTACCACTCACTCGATCGGTACGCGATGTACGTCTGGCGGGCGTTGCTGCGCATCTCAGCGCAGCAACACCCGCAGTCTGGACACGCCGCGTTGGACAGTACGTTCTTCGAGCGGAAGCAAGCCTCTCAGTACTACCTCCAGCGATGTGGGCGACGCGTCAAGACGATCAAAGCGACGACGTTGACCGATACGGAGTCGCTTGCGGTGCTGGACGTCCACTGTTGTATCGAGCGCGAACACGATACGAAGGCTGGCCCGCGGATCGTCCGCCGGAACGCGGACGACCTGCGGTCCGTGGCTGCTGACAACGGCTTCCAGGACTGGCACACCGAATACGAAATCGCCGCACTGGACGTTGAGTACCTCGTTCAGCATCAAGGATCGAAACCGATGGCTACAGCGAATAACGCTCTCATCCGAGCGAAGGGCTACACCCAGCGGTGGATGTCTGAAACCTCCTATTCGACGGTCAAGCGAACGCAGGACTCCGCCCTGCGTTCGCGGTTCTGGTATCGCCAGTTTCGTGAGATCGTTCTCCTGTTCGCGCTCAACAACATCAAGAAACTCGCCAAGACGCTATGA
- a CDS encoding universal stress protein yields the protein MSEHSFSGEHFLVPMDGSPQAERALEYALRFHDTEITVLTVINPFDTNPISPGYQSPTGVPGMPGYSEEWYEGARNDAEELHEQARERAVEDDRTVSSDIVFGQPARKIVEYVSDHDIDHLVIGNHGRSDFPHVLLGNTAKSVVRRSPVDVTVIR from the coding sequence ATGAGCGAGCACTCGTTCAGTGGCGAACATTTCCTCGTCCCGATGGACGGATCGCCACAGGCCGAGCGGGCACTCGAATACGCCCTTCGGTTTCACGATACGGAGATTACCGTCCTCACCGTGATCAACCCGTTCGATACCAATCCGATTTCGCCGGGATATCAGTCTCCAACAGGTGTCCCAGGAATGCCCGGCTACTCCGAGGAGTGGTACGAAGGCGCAAGAAACGACGCTGAAGAGCTTCACGAGCAGGCACGTGAACGGGCCGTCGAGGACGACCGGACGGTGTCGAGTGACATCGTGTTCGGTCAACCCGCGCGGAAAATTGTCGAGTACGTGTCGGACCACGATATCGATCACCTCGTTATCGGCAATCACGGCCGAAGCGATTTCCCGCACGTGCTGCTTGGCAACACCGCCAAGTCAGTCGTCCGCCGTTCGCCGGTGGACGTTACCGTCATTCGTTAA